A single window of Leeuwenhoekiella sp. MAR_2009_132 DNA harbors:
- a CDS encoding nucleotide sugar dehydrogenase, whose product MKVKNICCIGAGYVGGPTMAIIAQKAPGINVTVVDINEKRIAAWNAADVNNIPIYEPGLAEVVAEARGRNLFFSTDVDQAIDEADMIFISVNTPTKTYGIGKGMAADLKFIELCARQIARVSKTDKIVVEKSTLPVRTAEALKSILDTTGNGVNFQILSNPEFLAEGTAVADLQAPDRVLIGGDLDTDAGRAAIKALVDVYAHWVPQEHILTTNVWSSELSKLTANAFLAQRVSSINALSELCEQTGADIKEVAKAIGMDSRIGPKFLQASVGFGGSCFQKDILNLVYIAKSFGLHEVADYWEQVIIMNDHQKRRFAAKMVKTLYNTVSGKKIAMLGWAFKKDTNDTRESAAIYVADYLLNERAEVVVYDPKVSQEQILADLDYLGTRTEAENRAAITVVNSAIEATQGAHAIAIMTEWDAFKDLDWKHVYEEMLKPAFLFDGRRLLDRHELEALGFDFYAIGS is encoded by the coding sequence ATGAAAGTAAAAAATATCTGTTGTATTGGTGCCGGTTACGTAGGAGGTCCTACGATGGCGATCATCGCTCAAAAAGCACCCGGAATCAACGTAACTGTTGTAGATATCAACGAAAAACGTATCGCAGCCTGGAATGCTGCAGACGTTAATAATATTCCCATTTACGAGCCGGGATTGGCGGAAGTGGTGGCCGAAGCCAGAGGGCGTAATTTGTTTTTTTCTACAGATGTTGACCAGGCCATTGATGAAGCCGACATGATTTTTATTTCGGTTAATACCCCTACTAAGACGTATGGAATTGGTAAAGGGATGGCTGCAGATTTGAAGTTTATTGAGTTGTGTGCCCGTCAAATTGCACGGGTTTCTAAAACCGATAAAATTGTAGTTGAGAAATCAACACTTCCGGTACGCACCGCAGAAGCCTTGAAGAGTATTTTAGATACTACTGGTAATGGGGTGAATTTTCAAATCCTCTCCAATCCCGAGTTTTTAGCGGAAGGAACTGCAGTAGCCGATTTACAAGCTCCGGATCGTGTGTTGATAGGAGGTGATTTAGACACCGATGCGGGTAGAGCAGCCATAAAAGCATTGGTTGACGTCTATGCGCACTGGGTTCCTCAAGAACATATATTAACTACCAATGTTTGGTCTTCCGAACTTTCTAAACTCACGGCTAACGCCTTTTTAGCACAGCGTGTTTCCAGTATCAACGCCTTATCAGAGTTGTGTGAGCAAACAGGTGCAGATATTAAAGAAGTGGCAAAGGCGATAGGTATGGACAGCCGTATAGGACCTAAATTTTTACAGGCATCTGTAGGATTTGGGGGGTCATGCTTTCAAAAAGATATTTTGAACCTGGTGTATATCGCCAAGTCCTTTGGTCTGCATGAAGTTGCCGATTATTGGGAGCAGGTCATCATTATGAACGATCACCAGAAGCGGCGTTTTGCGGCGAAGATGGTCAAAACATTATACAATACCGTTTCGGGTAAGAAAATAGCCATGTTGGGCTGGGCATTTAAAAAAGACACCAACGATACGCGGGAATCTGCAGCCATTTATGTGGCCGATTATTTATTGAATGAGCGCGCCGAAGTCGTGGTATATGATCCTAAAGTAAGCCAAGAACAAATCTTAGCCGATTTAGACTATTTAGGCACCCGCACCGAAGCAGAGAACCGCGCAGCTATTACTGTGGTAAACAGCGCTATTGAAGCAACTCAGGGTGCTCACGCCATTGCCATTATGACCGAGTGGGATGCATTTAAAGATTTAGACTGGAAACACGTTTATGAAGAGATGCTTAAACCGGCGTTTCTGTTTGACGGGCGCAGACTCTTAGACCGTCACGAACTGGAAGCTCTAGGATTTGATTTTTATGCAATAGGTTCCTAA
- the gmd gene encoding GDP-mannose 4,6-dehydratase, with amino-acid sequence MKVALITGVTGQDGAYLSEFLLKKGYQVHGLKRRSSLFNTDRIDHLYQDPHVEHRNFILHYGDMTDSTNLIRLIQEIQPDEIYNLAAMSHVQVSFEVPEYTGNADGLGTLRILDAVRLLGLGDKTRIYQASTSELYGKVQEVPQTETTPFYPRSPYAVAKMYAYWITVNYREAYGMYACNGILFNHESPIRGETFVTRKITRAASRIALGLQDKIYLGNLDAKRDWGHAKDYVRMMWMILQADEAEDWVIATNKTTPVREFVRMAFGHAGIELEFKGEGVDEKGYVKACNNPEYQLEIGKEVLAVDPKYFRPTEVDLLIGDATKAKEKLGWVPEYTLQDLVEDMMQSDLNLMKKDQYLKDGGYQILNYFE; translated from the coding sequence ATGAAAGTAGCATTAATCACCGGCGTTACGGGCCAGGACGGCGCTTATTTAAGTGAATTTTTATTAAAAAAAGGATATCAGGTACACGGCTTAAAGCGCAGGTCATCCCTGTTTAATACCGATCGTATCGATCATTTGTATCAGGACCCTCATGTAGAACACCGTAATTTTATATTGCATTATGGGGATATGACCGATAGTACGAATCTGATTCGTTTGATTCAGGAAATACAACCTGATGAAATCTATAATCTGGCTGCGATGAGTCACGTGCAGGTTTCGTTTGAAGTTCCGGAATATACGGGTAATGCAGATGGTTTAGGTACACTACGTATTCTAGATGCCGTGCGTTTATTAGGCTTAGGCGATAAAACACGAATCTATCAGGCGTCTACTTCCGAGTTATATGGTAAAGTACAGGAAGTTCCACAAACGGAAACGACTCCTTTTTACCCACGTTCTCCATATGCTGTTGCAAAAATGTATGCGTATTGGATTACCGTAAATTACCGCGAAGCCTATGGGATGTATGCCTGTAATGGTATTTTATTCAATCACGAGTCTCCAATACGTGGAGAAACTTTCGTTACCCGTAAAATTACCCGTGCCGCTTCGCGTATTGCTTTAGGACTTCAGGATAAAATTTATTTAGGAAATCTAGATGCGAAACGCGACTGGGGTCATGCCAAAGATTACGTGCGTATGATGTGGATGATTTTACAGGCAGACGAAGCTGAAGACTGGGTGATCGCAACTAATAAAACTACACCGGTACGTGAATTTGTACGTATGGCTTTTGGACATGCCGGTATTGAATTGGAGTTTAAAGGAGAAGGAGTTGATGAGAAAGGCTATGTCAAAGCATGTAACAACCCGGAATACCAACTCGAAATAGGGAAAGAGGTATTGGCTGTTGATCCTAAATATTTTAGACCTACGGAAGTTGACTTATTGATTGGTGACGCTACGAAAGCCAAAGAAAAATTAGGTTGGGTGCCTGAGTATACCCTTCAGGACTTGGTTGAAGATATGATGCAGAGTGATTTGAATCTTATGAAAAAAGATCAGTACCTGAAAGATGGGGGTTATCAAATTTTAAATTACTTCGAATAA
- a CDS encoding GDP-L-fucose synthase family protein, with product MNKDSKIYIAGHRGLVGSAIVKNLKSKGYANLVYRSSSELDLRDSNQVAAFFQTEQPEYVFLAAAKVGGIVANNTYRADFIYENLMIQNHVIHQAYKHAVKKLLFLGSTCIYPKVCPQPMKEEYLLTDVLEYTNEPYAIAKIAGIKMCESYNLQYGTNFISVMPTNLYGPNDNFDLEKSHVLPALIRKMHLGKALEQNNWDSLKADLNKLPIEGVDGNATEQEILDILKKYGIRSSSLLGGGQEGDVVQVEIWGTGKPMREFLWSEDMADACVFIMENRDFQDVVPNGVKESHTKPEIRNTHINIGTGEDISICDLAHLVKKTVGFNGELYFNTDKPDGTMKKLTDVSKLNDLGWEYQVKLEEGIKEAFNWYSKND from the coding sequence ATGAATAAAGATTCTAAAATATATATTGCAGGGCATCGCGGACTGGTAGGTTCGGCAATTGTGAAAAACCTGAAGTCTAAGGGATATGCTAATCTGGTGTATCGTAGCAGTAGCGAACTTGACCTAAGGGATTCCAATCAGGTTGCTGCTTTTTTTCAGACAGAACAGCCCGAATATGTTTTTTTAGCTGCAGCAAAAGTTGGGGGTATTGTAGCCAACAACACCTACAGGGCCGATTTTATTTATGAAAACCTGATGATTCAAAACCATGTGATTCATCAGGCTTATAAACATGCCGTTAAAAAGCTGTTGTTTTTGGGGAGTACGTGTATATACCCTAAAGTCTGTCCCCAACCTATGAAAGAGGAGTACTTGTTGACGGATGTTTTAGAATATACTAATGAGCCGTATGCCATTGCAAAAATTGCAGGGATCAAGATGTGTGAGAGTTACAACCTGCAATACGGTACCAACTTCATTTCGGTAATGCCTACTAATTTGTATGGTCCTAACGATAATTTTGATTTAGAAAAATCACACGTTCTACCTGCTTTAATTCGTAAAATGCATTTGGGGAAAGCACTGGAGCAAAATAACTGGGACAGCCTAAAGGCTGATTTGAATAAGCTGCCGATTGAAGGGGTAGATGGTAATGCCACCGAGCAAGAAATTCTAGATATTCTAAAAAAATATGGAATTCGTAGTTCCTCACTCCTGGGGGGAGGTCAGGAGGGTGATGTGGTACAGGTAGAAATCTGGGGTACCGGTAAACCCATGCGTGAATTTTTATGGAGTGAAGACATGGCAGATGCCTGTGTCTTTATTATGGAAAACCGGGATTTTCAAGACGTGGTTCCGAACGGAGTGAAGGAATCTCATACTAAACCGGAAATACGCAACACCCACATCAACATCGGTACCGGTGAAGACATCTCCATTTGCGACCTGGCACATCTTGTCAAAAAAACAGTAGGTTTCAATGGGGAACTTTATTTCAACACCGATAAGCCCGATGGTACCATGAAGAAACTGACCGATGTATCTAAATTGAACGATTTGGGATGGGAATATCAGGTTAAACTAGAAGAAGGAATTAAAGAAGCATTTAATTGGTACAGTAAAAATGATTAA
- a CDS encoding acyltransferase family protein: MINKIVNISPGLFRLLLAFIVVVFHSVDFLTIGHAAVYIFFVLSGYWIFRMYSEKYVNFKNAYWVYIRSRLWRIFPIYWLILVFSIGIHYFLSSVGFKPFFRDYVISNFILLGEGINNAKYFIGSAWSLDIELQFYLIAPLLLYFLMKRGGLFLIISFGFVLVSYIYNYSLFKLETILLYLPYFILGGMIYKLKLKSTSFWALTSLLVSFSFLGIHYLYPELKALLFDKNPFLYGVIYQEYVNIILTILILPFLIYNIHQVIKRRELDAVLSSMSYVIYLLHWPLLQVYAYLIDGVSLSLKFLYLLSYYIITILLSYIISISYDNESEKRRRAWLKLQVYKTNK; this comes from the coding sequence ATGATTAATAAAATTGTCAATATTTCTCCCGGACTATTTCGACTACTTTTAGCCTTCATCGTAGTAGTTTTTCATTCTGTTGATTTTCTTACGATAGGCCATGCAGCTGTTTATATTTTTTTCGTACTTAGCGGATACTGGATATTTAGAATGTATTCTGAAAAATATGTAAACTTTAAGAATGCGTATTGGGTTTATATAAGGAGCCGTTTATGGAGGATATTTCCTATTTATTGGTTAATTCTAGTTTTTTCTATTGGAATACATTACTTTCTAAGTTCAGTTGGTTTTAAGCCTTTCTTTAGGGATTATGTTATTTCAAATTTTATTTTGTTGGGAGAAGGAATTAATAATGCAAAATATTTTATTGGTTCAGCTTGGTCTTTGGATATTGAATTACAATTCTATTTGATTGCTCCTTTACTGCTGTATTTTTTAATGAAAAGAGGGGGGCTATTTCTGATAATTTCATTTGGCTTTGTACTGGTATCCTATATATATAATTACAGTTTATTTAAATTAGAAACTATTTTACTATATCTACCCTATTTCATTTTAGGGGGGATGATTTATAAACTAAAATTAAAGTCAACTAGTTTTTGGGCGCTAACAAGTTTATTAGTGTCCTTTTCTTTTTTAGGAATACACTATTTGTATCCTGAGCTCAAAGCTTTGCTATTCGATAAAAATCCTTTTCTATATGGTGTAATTTACCAAGAATATGTAAACATAATTTTAACGATTCTTATCCTGCCTTTTCTAATTTATAATATACATCAGGTAATAAAAAGAAGGGAGTTAGATGCTGTTTTATCTTCAATGTCTTATGTGATTTATTTGCTACATTGGCCGCTATTACAGGTTTACGCATATCTAATTGATGGAGTTAGTTTAAGTTTAAAATTCTTATATCTATTGTCATACTACATAATAACAATTCTTTTATCTTATATAATTAGTATCTCTTACGACAACGAATCTGAAAAGCGAAGAAGAGCATGGCTTAAATTGCAAGTTTACAAAACTAATAAGTAG
- a CDS encoding acyltransferase: MAELSFLWKHRSKFSLTSINFYKAWAKRFLTLPALLKRNWRSFKLRQKGASISPTAEIGVIKASGNKKNLSIGANSSIGRVEFALHTKIVVGNNVCINDGVIILTASHNLNDPLWRHKTGDILIKDYAWIATNSILLPGVTIGKGAVVGAGAVVSKSVGDYHIVTGNPAQPISKYRIEDLKYNPCEFLAANQAWLVG; this comes from the coding sequence ATGGCTGAATTGTCATTTTTATGGAAACATAGGAGTAAATTTTCTCTAACCTCTATTAATTTCTATAAGGCCTGGGCAAAGCGTTTTTTGACATTGCCTGCACTTCTAAAAAGAAATTGGAGAAGTTTTAAACTGCGTCAAAAAGGGGCTTCGATATCTCCCACAGCAGAGATAGGAGTAATTAAAGCTAGCGGTAATAAAAAAAACTTATCAATAGGAGCAAATAGTTCTATTGGTAGGGTTGAGTTTGCCTTGCATACAAAAATAGTTGTTGGCAATAATGTCTGTATAAATGACGGCGTTATTATATTAACTGCATCTCATAATTTGAATGACCCGTTATGGAGACATAAAACGGGTGATATACTTATAAAAGATTATGCCTGGATTGCTACTAACTCAATACTATTGCCCGGGGTTACAATAGGTAAGGGTGCTGTAGTAGGAGCTGGAGCCGTAGTATCTAAAAGTGTAGGTGATTATCATATTGTAACTGGTAATCCTGCTCAGCCTATTTCAAAGTATAGAATTGAAGATTTGAAATATAATCCTTGTGAATTTTTAGCAGCTAATCAAGCCTGGTTAGTTGGTTAA
- a CDS encoding glycosyltransferase family 4 protein: protein MKVPKVIYTAPNRAHHYIYAVGLEGQGLLYKFISGFSRLSKRSKIDLPKNKVERVDFLQSIYVLSLRFKLPYSISQFLSLMAKIEQDLRSGFYIEEADIFIYYNGCGLYSARKFKKKGGITIVEAVNSHVWYQEKLLEEEHLKLNLPFKKFNKLEVKRRIKEYQEADYILVPSQFVKDSFLENGFVEEKIIKVPFGFKAQDNLNPGNKLKTSFPSINILFVGSVSVRKGLRYLIKALDSLNDLNVNLTVVGPRSIYTGIEDLKLNSNIRFTGALKGAELEREFLNADLFCLPTIEEGLALVIGEALSYGLPVITTVNSGASEIMSEGREGFIVPIRDVSSLASKIKLLVLDEQLRSDMSENAFELAKTFKGWESTILNLNEKLSEIRKY from the coding sequence GTGAAAGTACCTAAAGTTATTTATACCGCACCAAACAGAGCTCACCATTACATTTACGCTGTAGGGCTAGAAGGTCAAGGTCTGCTCTACAAATTTATATCTGGTTTTTCAAGATTAAGTAAGCGATCTAAAATTGATTTGCCTAAGAACAAAGTGGAACGAGTTGATTTTTTACAAAGTATTTATGTTTTATCCCTAAGGTTTAAGCTCCCATATTCAATAAGTCAATTTCTAAGTTTAATGGCTAAAATTGAACAGGATCTCAGGTCAGGATTTTATATAGAAGAAGCAGATATCTTTATATACTATAACGGCTGTGGTTTATATAGTGCAAGAAAGTTTAAAAAAAAAGGGGGTATAACTATCGTAGAAGCTGTTAATAGCCACGTATGGTATCAAGAAAAGCTTTTAGAGGAAGAGCATTTAAAATTGAATTTACCTTTTAAAAAATTTAATAAACTAGAAGTTAAAAGAAGAATTAAAGAATATCAAGAAGCAGATTATATTTTGGTTCCTTCACAATTTGTGAAAGACAGCTTTCTTGAAAATGGCTTTGTTGAAGAGAAAATTATTAAAGTACCTTTTGGATTTAAAGCGCAAGACAATTTAAATCCTGGTAATAAATTAAAAACTTCATTTCCATCCATTAATATTTTATTTGTGGGAAGTGTAAGTGTGAGAAAGGGGCTTCGCTACTTAATTAAGGCACTTGACTCTTTGAATGATTTAAATGTTAATTTAACCGTTGTAGGTCCTAGATCTATTTATACAGGTATAGAGGATTTGAAACTAAATTCGAACATTAGATTTACAGGTGCTTTAAAAGGAGCTGAATTAGAAAGAGAATTTCTAAATGCAGATTTATTTTGTCTTCCTACCATAGAGGAGGGTTTAGCTCTGGTAATAGGAGAGGCGTTGTCATATGGTTTGCCGGTTATAACCACTGTTAATTCTGGCGCTAGTGAAATTATGAGTGAGGGTAGGGAAGGATTTATAGTACCCATAAGAGATGTTAGCTCCCTAGCTTCTAAAATAAAATTGCTGGTATTGGATGAACAATTGAGATCTGATATGAGTGAAAATGCATTTGAATTGGCTAAAACTTTTAAAGGATGGGAGTCAACAATTTTAAATTTAAATGAAAAACTATCAGAAATTAGAAAATATTGA
- a CDS encoding glycosyltransferase family 4 protein, whose translation MRKLVFINSHPIQYFVPLYKFLVEKGIDCKAWYCSDESLNTRLDKEFGVKMKYDIPLLEGYESKFFKNYSWKPSHFNGFFGLINFGVIKQFFKTKDTLVIIHGWHYFTHFFSLIIGSFSQNKIALRVETPLNQEQTQSGVKNKIRRAILRYLIFPRIDYFLYIGKYNNDFFIDLGVDKNSLIHCPYAVDNERFQKSFKDLLPFRNDLRSKMGIGIQHKVILYSGKYIAKKNPLDLLKAFNKLDNSSYWLIMVGEGVLRKELEEYIRENNVKQVILTGFINQSRIAEYYTVADLFVMCSGNAETWGLSTNEAMNFNLPVVISDRTGCSADLVEEGVNGYTYPLNDIDALSERIKDVLEHKKLSFTRSSQEIINDFSYNTISENLKSIL comes from the coding sequence ATGAGAAAATTAGTTTTTATAAATTCTCATCCAATACAATATTTTGTCCCATTGTATAAATTTCTTGTAGAAAAAGGTATTGATTGTAAAGCTTGGTATTGTTCTGACGAGTCGTTAAATACAAGATTAGATAAAGAATTTGGGGTAAAGATGAAATATGATATCCCATTATTAGAGGGTTATGAATCTAAGTTTTTTAAAAACTATTCTTGGAAACCTTCACATTTTAATGGTTTTTTTGGTCTTATTAATTTTGGTGTTATAAAGCAGTTTTTCAAGACTAAAGATACTTTAGTTATAATCCACGGTTGGCATTATTTCACGCATTTTTTTTCTCTTATTATTGGATCTTTTAGTCAAAATAAAATTGCTTTAAGAGTGGAGACACCACTAAATCAAGAGCAGACACAAAGCGGTGTAAAGAACAAAATACGAAGAGCTATTCTCAGGTATTTGATTTTTCCCAGAATTGATTATTTTTTATATATCGGAAAATATAACAACGATTTTTTTATTGATTTAGGTGTTGATAAAAATAGTCTGATTCATTGCCCTTATGCTGTAGATAATGAAAGGTTTCAAAAAAGTTTCAAGGATTTATTGCCTTTTCGAAACGATCTAAGATCCAAAATGGGAATTGGAATTCAGCATAAAGTAATTCTTTATTCAGGTAAATATATAGCTAAAAAAAATCCACTCGACTTGCTAAAAGCCTTTAATAAACTTGATAATTCTAGCTATTGGTTAATTATGGTAGGGGAGGGAGTTTTGAGAAAAGAGTTAGAGGAGTACATAAGAGAAAATAACGTAAAACAGGTTATACTAACGGGATTTATAAATCAATCAAGAATAGCTGAGTACTATACTGTTGCTGATCTTTTTGTAATGTGTTCAGGTAATGCAGAAACCTGGGGTTTATCAACTAATGAAGCAATGAATTTTAATTTGCCTGTAGTTATTTCTGATAGAACAGGATGTTCCGCAGATCTTGTTGAAGAGGGTGTAAATGGCTATACTTATCCATTAAATGATATTGATGCATTATCAGAACGAATAAAAGACGTTTTAGAACATAAAAAATTAAGTTTTACTAGAAGTTCTCAGGAAATCATAAATGACTTTAGCTATAATACTATAAGCGAAAATCTCAAAAGCATACTATAA
- a CDS encoding GDP-mannose 4,6-dehydratase: MKTALITGITGQDGAYLAQFLLNKGYEVIGIVRSENSINAKGLKYLKILERVQLVECELTDLSQVITTLKAYEPNEIYNLAAQSSVSLSFNQPIGTIQFNVLSVLNLLEAIRILDISTKFYQASSSEIFGQSQLPITEDRVINPLSPYSISKASAHWITRNYREAYGVFSCSGILFNHESYLRSSNFFIKKVIRTAIAIRTGEEQELRVGNIDIKRDFGWAPKYVEAMYLMMQQEKPDDFVICSGVSVSLRSLIEYVFEYLNISKDLIVVDPKFYRPTEITNIYGDNSKAKKQLGWDYDLSFYKVLEKLIEEELENG; the protein is encoded by the coding sequence ATGAAAACAGCATTAATAACAGGTATAACAGGACAAGATGGAGCGTATCTGGCTCAATTCTTGTTAAATAAGGGGTATGAAGTTATTGGCATCGTTAGAAGCGAGAATAGTATCAATGCTAAAGGACTAAAATATCTTAAGATTTTAGAACGCGTACAATTAGTAGAATGCGAACTAACAGATCTCTCTCAGGTTATTACAACGCTCAAAGCGTATGAGCCCAATGAAATATACAATCTGGCCGCTCAAAGCTCGGTTTCTCTGTCTTTTAATCAGCCTATAGGTACTATACAGTTTAATGTTTTATCTGTACTCAATCTATTAGAAGCCATTCGAATACTTGATATTTCAACAAAATTTTATCAGGCATCCAGTAGTGAAATTTTTGGTCAATCTCAATTGCCCATTACAGAGGATCGCGTAATTAATCCGTTAAGTCCCTACAGCATTTCAAAAGCTAGTGCGCACTGGATTACCCGTAATTATCGGGAGGCTTACGGTGTTTTTAGTTGCAGTGGTATACTTTTTAATCATGAATCGTATTTGAGAAGTTCAAACTTTTTCATTAAAAAAGTAATCCGTACGGCGATCGCAATACGTACTGGTGAAGAACAGGAATTGAGAGTTGGTAATATTGACATCAAAAGAGATTTTGGTTGGGCTCCTAAATATGTAGAGGCGATGTACCTGATGATGCAGCAGGAAAAGCCGGATGACTTTGTAATTTGTTCAGGAGTTTCAGTTTCTTTGCGCTCTCTAATAGAATATGTTTTTGAATATCTCAATATCTCAAAAGATCTTATAGTGGTAGATCCTAAATTTTACAGACCCACTGAGATTACTAATATTTATGGCGATAACTCAAAAGCAAAAAAACAATTGGGTTGGGACTATGATCTCTCTTTTTATAAGGTATTAGAAAAATTAATTGAGGAAGAATTAGAAAATGGATAA
- a CDS encoding glycosyltransferase family 4 protein: MDKDKLHVTYFQRKPRPGFNFSMEAIFEDVRYRISNHITPKVYICSDFNDGWKSKISNILEAYRRQGNGVNHITGEVHFLNLLMKKNRVVLTILDCGMMNRKSGFSRKIIQWLYLKAPVAKAQLVTAISAQTKEQIVDFTGCNPNKIVVIPVAIATRFKPSPKDFNEDCPKILQIGTGANKNLERLIEALGGISCELQIVGKLSPKQLSLLEQYSINYTSLSNLSNDEILKCYQDADIVSFVSTAEGFGMPILEAHAVERVVVTSNVSSMPEVAGEAACLVNPFEVESIKQGFLKVIADKEYRDQLIANGRVNKLRYDPQYIAERYLEVYKSVVNKKQLD; the protein is encoded by the coding sequence ATGGATAAAGATAAATTACACGTTACCTATTTTCAGCGTAAACCCCGACCGGGTTTCAACTTTAGTATGGAAGCGATATTTGAAGATGTCAGATACCGTATTTCTAATCATATCACTCCAAAGGTTTATATATGCTCAGATTTTAATGATGGCTGGAAATCTAAAATATCTAATATTCTAGAAGCCTATCGTAGGCAAGGAAACGGAGTAAACCATATTACAGGAGAAGTACATTTCTTAAATCTCCTGATGAAAAAGAATCGAGTCGTACTAACGATTCTTGATTGTGGTATGATGAACCGCAAATCGGGATTTTCACGAAAAATCATTCAATGGCTCTACTTAAAGGCCCCTGTCGCAAAAGCTCAACTAGTAACAGCTATTTCTGCGCAGACGAAAGAACAAATAGTAGACTTTACAGGGTGTAATCCTAATAAAATCGTGGTTATTCCGGTTGCTATTGCAACTCGTTTTAAGCCCTCTCCAAAAGATTTTAATGAGGACTGTCCTAAAATTTTACAAATCGGTACAGGAGCAAATAAGAATCTAGAACGTTTAATTGAGGCCTTGGGTGGTATCTCGTGTGAGCTGCAGATTGTAGGTAAGCTGAGTCCAAAACAACTCTCATTACTCGAGCAGTATAGCATTAACTATACAAGTCTTTCTAACTTATCTAATGATGAAATTCTAAAATGTTACCAAGATGCAGACATTGTTTCATTTGTTTCTACGGCAGAAGGTTTTGGAATGCCTATTTTAGAAGCACATGCAGTGGAGCGCGTAGTGGTAACAAGCAATGTTTCTTCTATGCCCGAAGTAGCTGGAGAAGCGGCCTGTCTTGTCAACCCTTTTGAGGTGGAGTCAATTAAACAAGGATTTTTAAAAGTTATAGCAGATAAAGAGTATCGAGATCAGTTAATCGCTAATGGAAGAGTAAATAAGTTAAGGTATGATCCTCAATATATTGCAGAACGTTACTTAGAGGTTTATAAAAGCGTGGTTAATAAAAAACAGTTGGATTAA
- a CDS encoding glycosyltransferase, producing MKFLRVIASMDPASGGPCQGIRNSVPALKELGVNTTVATLDSPEASFLGQDDFNIEALGPGKTPYAYSKKLKNWLKQNLQDFDVVIIHGVWLYNSYGTFSEWNTLKKSGVKVPKLYLMPHGMLDPYFQMAEGRKLKALRNRVFWQLLEKKVVNGVDGVLFTCEQELLLARTTFPDYHPQHELNVGYGIQPPPAKTEAQQQAFVTKCPEAENQPYWLFLSRVHEKKGVDLLITGYRKLIEKNLEAPILVIAGPGMETHYGSHLKKLAEGLPVYFTGMLKGDEKWGALYGADWFILPSHQENFGIAVVEALACKTPVAISDQVNIWREIDAGKGGVIFKDTPEGVTQGLELISGFYEPDLVDFRAQAIALYTKLFTVSEAATKLIKKLKLS from the coding sequence TTGAAGTTTTTAAGAGTAATCGCATCTATGGATCCTGCCTCAGGCGGTCCGTGTCAGGGTATCCGGAACAGCGTCCCTGCTTTGAAAGAATTGGGTGTAAATACTACAGTTGCGACCTTAGATTCTCCTGAAGCTTCTTTTTTAGGACAGGACGACTTCAATATAGAAGCTTTGGGTCCCGGAAAGACGCCTTATGCGTATAGCAAAAAACTGAAAAACTGGCTTAAACAAAATCTGCAAGATTTTGATGTGGTTATTATTCACGGGGTATGGTTATATAACAGTTATGGCACCTTTTCCGAATGGAATACGTTAAAAAAATCAGGTGTAAAAGTTCCTAAGCTATACCTCATGCCTCACGGCATGCTCGATCCTTATTTCCAAATGGCAGAAGGACGTAAATTGAAAGCACTGCGTAATCGGGTATTCTGGCAGCTTTTGGAGAAAAAAGTCGTTAATGGTGTTGATGGTGTTTTGTTTACCTGCGAGCAAGAACTTCTTTTAGCCCGTACTACGTTCCCAGATTACCATCCTCAACACGAACTTAATGTAGGGTATGGGATACAACCCCCTCCAGCAAAAACTGAAGCACAACAACAGGCCTTTGTAACGAAATGTCCCGAAGCTGAGAATCAACCCTATTGGCTTTTTTTAAGTCGTGTTCATGAGAAAAAAGGAGTTGACCTTTTGATAACCGGGTATCGCAAGTTGATAGAAAAAAATCTAGAGGCACCTATTTTAGTAATTGCCGGTCCGGGTATGGAAACCCATTACGGATCTCATTTGAAAAAACTAGCGGAAGGATTACCGGTTTATTTTACAGGAATGCTCAAAGGAGACGAGAAATGGGGTGCCTTATATGGGGCAGACTGGTTTATATTGCCCAGTCATCAGGAAAACTTTGGCATTGCAGTAGTAGAAGCTTTAGCCTGTAAAACTCCGGTCGCAATTAGCGACCAGGTCAATATCTGGAGAGAAATCGATGCGGGTAAAGGGGGCGTGATCTTTAAAGATACTCCCGAAGGCGTTACTCAAGGTCTGGAGCTTATATCTGGTTTTTATGAACCCGATTTAGTTGATTTTAGAGCTCAAGCAATCGCCTTATATACTAAATTATTTACGGTTTCAGAAGCCGCAACGAAGCTTATCAAAAAATTGAAATTAAGTTAA